The genomic segment CCATTTTACAAAACTTCCCTAGGAGGCTAAGTATACCACAACATGGCGTGCTGCTAAAGCAAGTTTTCATACTAGCGGCTGTCCTTTAATCACAAAAATTACTTCAGGGTCATAAAGTACCCAAAATTATAAACTGTCACTGATCACTACAACTTGTGCTTAATGAAGACTGTACACCCTGAAAGCATAATTTATTGTCACAATTTAGACAtctgtacacaaaaaatttcagtgttaaaatttatataatgcatgtagactctgaggggacacccccagacccctacaAATTAATACATACAACTTACTGACCTCCCATTCCATACCCTGTATTTTCCCCCTGGAAGGGCTGTATGCAAACTTACAGTTTTCTGTAGGGGAATTCCTGGAGTCTCACTGTTGATGTACAATGCTACTTGCAACTGCAGGTAGTCCCAACTTTCCTGCAACAACAAACAAGTGTACGTAGCTTAACAACAACAAATGGGCAGGCATACCATATACATCTCAACTGGAGCTCCAGTGGAATGATGCTTCTGTATGACGTCATTGAGGAATACTATCTCAGttagtttcattgtaacatCATCCTCAGTACTATGACAAAAACGGTACATTCTGCATAATGTTATGCTTCTGTAACTCACGTTCCGGCCTGCGTCTCTGAGACAACAGAAGGACGAATACAAGCTGGTGGAACCAGCAACCTTGTCACCAGGAGGTCGGCTGGGTGTGTCCCTGATGCCATTCCTAACAATGGTACCTGACTGTCTGGGATGGCCTTAAATAACTCCATCACTTGCAGTGGATTGAGCACCTCCTAACCATCATAGGAATTGCCATAAAGTGTATGTGGTGACAACTCAAATATAAATTTGAAAGATAAGATACTTTCTGGAGAAAAATCACATCTGATCTAGTTATACTCTTATTAAAAAAACTGCTAAACATGCTGGTATGCATCAACTGTACTGGAAACACAATACAAGGAATTAAGTCACATTAAATTCTTACCTGTTTCTTGCCTGGGGCAGTAGTGACATCAGGGTTCTTTGCGACTGGCAGTTCGTGACATATCTTGAATGGACCAGACTTCTTAACTGTACCTAAATGAATAATTACAACTATAATTTCCATAGATCGAAGTAGGGAGTTGTGTCACAGTGCAGaggattgattgatttgattattGATTTAACCTCATGGTAATCGGCACAGTTGTTCTTTGGagtaaacacacatacatacacattacaAAAACCAACAAAGGAATAAGTATACAATTAcaactacaaagaaaaacaagACATGCGCATAACAAGCTGGTTACAAAGTACAACTACTACTACAAATGATCACAAATAGTGACTGAGAAGTTGGAAGATGAAAAAAGGTTGTTTGGCAATTCGTTCCACCAATGTGACAGTGTTTTAGTGGAGGCTATACATTACAAAAGTATGTTGGAATAAATCTGGATGAACATCTTGTTTCATAGCAGTGATTTTGTCCGAATGAAATTGATGCATTGAGTAAACTACTATTTCTATTGGTGTAGGTGTTATTCATGGCACACGAAGAACGAAATTTCACTAAAGATGGAACAGATAGCAATTCAGTTTCTTGCGGTGGTGAGTCAGTAATACATGTACCTCAATAGTGTAAAAGCTGAGGAGTACGCTACAACATAATCCTATCAAGTGCAATTTACACAATTAACCAAGAGTTGTAAGGTTGGTTTAATACAGAGAAGGACTTGTAAGGACCCAGTGATGCATTTGTACACCCTGTCCTTTAGAATATTTGACATCTATCTGAGGTATCAGTGTTGAATCAGTCCAACATTTCTTTAAGAATACAAGATGAATAAATATTAATGGATATATGAAGCCCAGGGAGGTAGGAGAAGCCCACATCAATTTGTAATGGAATTACGTAAGGCCCTTAGCACTACTAAAATATATTCAAAAGAAACGGATTCTTTTATCTCTCTATAGCAATATATCCAACACGGACGTTGTTTGTGGGTGTTGGAGACCGTTAGTGGTGAATAGGTGATCAACTTGTGTTGTCATTTTGGAACGCTGATTTCTTCGTAGTTTTGTACAGTATTTCTTCACAAAAATCACACCTTCGTAAAGTACAAACACGGTAGAATTCAAATATCTATTGAACCTCTTCATTGATATTTTGTACAGTAACCATTCACTCATgtgaaatattttcaagcatCACTTAAGTGCATTGTGTAATGTACATCAGTTCACGTGGGcttgtcctacctcctctgTATGAAGCCATTACTAAGATGTGAAAGACGCTTGGGGGACTTTATGGCATCATGTAGGGCACTTCTTTGCTGTTTAGTTTATAATAAACACTTTTTAAAAGTCaagtgttaattaattaaacacCTTACTGGACTGCAGTTGCTAAGGTAGTTCTGTGTACATGTTCAAACTAGAAATGTGTTTGATGTTTGATATACATAGTACCTTCATTCTAGACACTTTACAGCAGTGTCCTAATCAAAGGGGTTATAACATATACACATATTTACCAATAAGACCATAAACAAGTACCACTTACCAGCCGTGCTATTACAGTGGGGACATGTGGACGTCTTCTTACACTTGAGGACAACCTTCTTGTAAAGGGCCTCCTTGACAAACACAGAGATATCCGGACGATCAAGCAGCTCAGTATACTCTCTGATTAGTTGTTTAGTTAACAGTAGCTGACCACACACCTGTATGAGTGACAATATACATGGCACCATTGTGTCTACATCAATGGTGGTAAAAGACTCTTTAACAAACTTGTCTTGAATGGTTACTTTTTTAatctgactactttattaggaAATTTTACTGAAACTGACAAACCCCATCCCCATGCCAAGTTCGCTATCAATTTCTGCCACCAATTCTCAAAATGGTCTAACACAAGTGACTCACTTTACAGATACACTGTAGGATCACTAAGACATGTTTGAAGTATCCAATATGGAACACTGGCAGTTCAAGGTCTATGTAACCACAATGGCCAATACACTCTGCCAAGTTCTTTTTACAAGTGCTACAGGTTGCATCCTTGCTGCTGATTCCCTGCACATGCATGGTGATAAATAATTCCCCCACCCCACCTACCCACCATGTTACACCCTTACCATGCGGCGATCCAGTACACCAAATACTGCTGGCTCACGTGAGTTGTCCTGCAAGTACAAAGCCTTGTTCACAACATGCACATGGGCTAATCTCTGCATCTCAGACGAGGAAAGAAGTGTGAATCTCATCTTAGAACTGTGGATGGATACGTATAACAACAGCAATACAGAATGTTTACTAATAACACACATTTTCTTATCAATTCCCGTCTCGTGGAACTGCTCTTTTACCATATCACTAGCCATCTTCTTCCGTGCAGCCGAGCAGGCGTTATATAGAGTAAGCGTATTCTTACGTTTTGGTGCACAAGTACTAGCATGTCGGAGGAGTCGGAAAGCAGCGCAGTCGCTGCTCCCGTGAGCTACCAACACAAATACAAATCTCTGAAAAGAAAACTAAAGTTTCTTGTTTACGTAAGTTAGCAACCTCGTATTGACAACCCATTAGTTACTTTCACGTGTTGCTACATATTGACACCAGGAGCAGGAGTTATTTAAGGAGGAGTTGGAGAAATGCCACAAGAAGGTGCTCCGGTTAACGCAGGATAAGAGGTGTGGCTATAATTGTGTATAATAACATTATTGTTTACCAACAGCTTTTTGCTGGATCGACTGATGAGATACGAGTCTGTATACATGTCAGGTTTGTGTAGTGTGCTAGTGTTGTCATGGTGACTAGTGTGATGTATGTACAGAGGACGATACATTGTCATGGTTGAGTGACGAGGAAAGTAGTTCAGAGAGTACCGTTGGTAGTAGTGCTCCACCACCAAAACTTATCCGCAAGACACAACCCATAGTACCTACTGCCACCATGTCGGCCAGTCTGAAAGTACCCAGTAAGAAGGAGACAACTGGTCTGGTACCACGGATAGACAACAAATCGCCAGTCGCCTCCAAGAGACTGCCACAGAAATCAAGTAAAATATTATTGAGTAATAGTACTGTTAAAATTGCCAGCAAACCcacatcattgtcatcatcaatgGAAGTGAATCGCACAACAGTGACTCCGTCTCCATCTTCATTAATGATTAGAATTCCTTTACCATTAGTAAAGCAGCAACAGACAGCAACAGCTGCAGCACCCACTGCTGCTGTTGTTAAGAAGACACTTGGTAGTGGTAGTAGCAGTTTGAGTAGCTCTGATGATTTGAGTGAATCTGATAGTGAGGCACAGGCAAATGATGTTACAGTGACACCAACCACAGCCTCTGTCACCCCTTCTAATGCCATGGAGCTTGTAAAGACGACAATTTTGAGAGTACCACATAGCACTGCTCCCAATAGAACTGTAAATGTTGTTACTAAGCAATTACCAA from the Dysidea avara chromosome 13, odDysAvar1.4, whole genome shotgun sequence genome contains:
- the LOC136242187 gene encoding uncharacterized protein, producing the protein MSEESESSAVAAPVSYQHKYKSLKRKLKFLVYEQELFKEELEKCHKKVLRLTQDKSFLLDRLMRYESVYMSEDDTLSWLSDEESSSESTVGSSAPPPKLIRKTQPIVPTATMSASLKVPSKKETTGLVPRIDNKSPVASKRLPQKSSKILLSNSTVKIASKPTSLSSSMEVNRTTVTPSPSSLMIRIPLPLVKQQQTATAAAPTAAVVKKTLGSGSSSLSSSDDLSESDSEAQANDVTVTPTTASVTPSNAMELVKTTILRVPHSTAPNRTVNVVTKQLPMATTAETTVTKATTISQVISKPTLTIPSQQQLLLKPLSSKNASNISQRLASIYSPTQVKAFQLGKSATSPKATGTLPFAAFTWSNRTSSSSTTVTNTTDSSSSGFTLLSPSNATKLQLPFTSLTSNQTGAFRVIAQTAPVSTTNDTAQHNVTQQ